A region from the Catellatospora sp. TT07R-123 genome encodes:
- a CDS encoding AMP-binding protein: protein MSSLLDELASSGATYNRRHAAELMDLAGLTLAADTLPGAVVVVRETESEKALGLVLLSWASGAVPLLAPVPPRDRRQWVGGSGSHVIEGAVAEWGLPDGCALLQETSGSTGRAKIVMRGSESLRWERLAYRELLGSPANSLVHNVRLEQSLGIGLTLAAMLDGRSVLHAEPERSGRIIDAATESCVLGGTPSTLLVLIRNWSRSDIRPGAVFCGAGRLAPEIVAGRDRLWPEARIVTGFGSTETGGVLGGDESGELLPVGGVEVLSPGRGEMALLGVRMPHRVLGYLGDVPSARAGDEWEFSDLFNEQSYGRYRHVGRVSQSLRLREQYRHFADLAGLLREAERNWTFAEFDSKRGIREHSLVIEGAPMTPDQFALISSLAKSIDDSISVRTIAKLPTTDLGKVRWDALIQLLDERDGEEAVI from the coding sequence TTGAGCTCGCTCTTGGACGAGCTTGCGTCCTCGGGGGCCACCTACAACCGCCGTCACGCAGCGGAGCTGATGGACCTGGCGGGGCTGACCCTTGCCGCCGACACGCTCCCGGGCGCGGTGGTCGTCGTGCGTGAGACGGAGTCCGAGAAGGCTCTCGGGCTGGTGCTCCTCAGCTGGGCGTCCGGGGCTGTTCCGCTGCTGGCTCCGGTTCCTCCCCGAGACCGCCGGCAGTGGGTCGGCGGTAGCGGCAGCCATGTCATCGAGGGGGCGGTCGCCGAGTGGGGGCTGCCCGACGGATGCGCTCTCCTGCAGGAGACGTCCGGCTCGACCGGTCGCGCAAAGATCGTGATGCGGGGCAGCGAGTCCCTTCGGTGGGAGCGGCTGGCCTATCGGGAGCTGCTCGGAAGTCCGGCGAACTCACTGGTGCACAACGTTCGCCTGGAGCAGTCACTCGGTATCGGCTTGACGCTGGCAGCCATGCTCGACGGAAGATCGGTGCTCCACGCGGAGCCGGAGCGTTCCGGCCGCATCATCGACGCCGCGACCGAGTCATGCGTCCTCGGCGGTACGCCGAGCACCCTGCTGGTGTTGATCCGCAACTGGTCACGGAGCGACATCCGACCCGGCGCGGTCTTCTGCGGGGCGGGGCGTCTCGCGCCGGAGATAGTCGCGGGCAGGGACCGCCTATGGCCGGAGGCCCGGATCGTGACGGGGTTCGGGAGCACCGAAACGGGCGGTGTCCTGGGCGGTGACGAGTCCGGCGAGCTGCTGCCCGTCGGCGGCGTCGAGGTGCTGAGTCCGGGGCGAGGCGAGATGGCGCTGCTCGGCGTGCGAATGCCGCACCGAGTCCTCGGCTATCTCGGGGACGTTCCGTCAGCTCGCGCAGGCGACGAGTGGGAGTTCTCCGACCTGTTCAACGAGCAGTCGTACGGCCGGTACCGGCATGTCGGACGGGTCTCGCAGTCCCTGCGCCTGCGGGAGCAGTACCGCCACTTCGCTGATCTGGCCGGCCTGCTTCGCGAAGCCGAGCGGAACTGGACATTCGCCGAATTCGACTCGAAGCGCGGCATCCGGGAGCACTCGCTCGTCATCGAAGGCGCTCCCATGACGCCGGATCAGTTCGCACTCATAAGTTCCCTCGCCAAAAGCATCGACGACTCCATCTCGGTCCGCACCATCGCGAAACTGCCGACGACCGATCTGGGGAAGGTCCGCTGGGATGCGCTGATCCAGCTGCTCGACGAACGCGACGGAGAAGAGGCGGTGATCTAG
- a CDS encoding acyl carrier protein, translated as MTELQAVLARDVDSLRGLTVEQFAASPLRELGVDSLALTSLAVFVSSRFALEIPDDFLFSDDVERAEGWTRMIHSQKDGVVI; from the coding sequence ATGACTGAGCTGCAGGCGGTCCTGGCACGCGACGTGGACTCCCTTCGCGGGCTGACGGTGGAGCAGTTCGCGGCGAGCCCGCTGCGGGAGCTGGGCGTCGATTCGCTCGCCCTCACCTCCCTGGCGGTCTTCGTCTCCAGCCGCTTCGCGCTGGAGATCCCGGACGACTTCCTGTTCTCGGATGACGTGGAGCGCGCCGAAGGGTGGACAAGAATGATTCATTCCCAAAAGGACGGAGTAGTCATATGA
- a CDS encoding radical SAM protein, producing MKMTTLPLLGPPSTTRTATRLTRSEILAGLAARGAEQALLHQRAAAIRDESFGRQVVRRGVIEIGNPCRVDCTYCPMRRSNNRDNDQYFMTSDEILRRSEAIHSAGIDVVLLQAGETPKAVDRAADAIPKMIDAFGGRLEIILNLGSLSFETYKSLAGLGATTYILKHETSSDDLHYFHRGELLSDRMKHWYLAREAGFKMGTGIISGLPGQDYDSLADEIVFMRSMNPDMISVSPFVPADNTPLSVSPAGSVDDALNFLALTRIEHPHALIPSVSALEKNERGGQAAGLRAGANVMTVNFTGSAQDKYLIYGKDRFVVMADHVQTILANEGMGSRGSLYI from the coding sequence ATGAAGATGACGACGCTGCCACTGCTAGGACCACCGTCGACGACGCGCACCGCCACGCGCCTCACCCGCAGCGAGATCCTCGCGGGACTGGCGGCACGCGGTGCGGAGCAAGCACTCCTCCACCAGCGTGCCGCGGCCATCCGTGACGAGTCGTTCGGGCGGCAGGTCGTCCGCCGCGGGGTGATCGAGATCGGAAACCCGTGCCGAGTCGACTGCACATACTGCCCGATGCGCCGAAGCAATAACCGGGACAACGACCAGTACTTCATGACCTCGGATGAGATCCTCCGCCGGTCGGAGGCGATCCACAGCGCGGGAATCGACGTCGTGCTGCTCCAGGCCGGCGAGACGCCCAAAGCGGTCGACCGCGCAGCCGATGCGATCCCGAAGATGATCGACGCCTTCGGTGGTCGCCTTGAGATCATCTTGAACCTGGGGTCGCTCTCTTTCGAGACGTACAAGTCGCTCGCCGGGCTGGGGGCGACGACGTACATCCTGAAGCATGAGACCAGTTCAGACGATCTGCACTACTTCCATCGGGGAGAGCTGCTGTCCGACCGGATGAAGCACTGGTATCTCGCTCGGGAGGCGGGGTTCAAGATGGGGACCGGCATCATCTCCGGTCTTCCTGGCCAGGACTACGACTCGCTCGCCGACGAGATCGTCTTCATGCGTTCGATGAACCCGGACATGATCTCGGTGAGCCCGTTCGTTCCTGCGGACAACACGCCCCTTTCGGTCTCCCCTGCGGGCAGCGTCGATGATGCGCTGAACTTCCTGGCGCTGACCCGCATCGAGCACCCGCACGCCCTGATCCCGTCCGTGAGCGCTCTCGAGAAGAACGAGCGGGGCGGCCAGGCGGCAGGCCTTCGAGCCGGTGCGAACGTCATGACGGTGAACTTCACCGGTTCGGCGCAGGACAAGTACTTGATCTATGGGAAAGACCGCTTCGTCGTCATGGCCGACCACGTGCAGACCATTCTCGCCAACGAGGGCATGGGCAGCCGGGGCTCGCTGTACATCTGA
- a CDS encoding S9 family peptidase gives MRHGLALHGAGDTADAFTSKFAYVATNTDSVAWHVPTADKKPSVSDALHYAGLAQRRYTFPCWNIDELAESAVPGGVLLGFSMGAITAMRLLHESKPDTFSALVCIAGCYSILQQVTGFYDPPQRTNTRILFIHGSDDREIPPALSRECATGLLRSSHTVDYWSVPNAGHNWTELGLHTQGALADRLVRWINTQVKGTPAP, from the coding sequence ATGAGGCACGGTCTCGCGCTCCACGGCGCCGGCGACACGGCTGACGCGTTCACGAGCAAATTCGCGTATGTCGCGACGAACACCGACTCCGTGGCCTGGCATGTTCCCACTGCCGACAAGAAGCCGAGTGTGTCGGACGCGCTGCACTATGCCGGACTCGCTCAGCGCAGGTACACGTTTCCCTGCTGGAACATCGATGAACTCGCGGAGTCCGCGGTGCCCGGCGGAGTTCTGCTCGGGTTCTCCATGGGCGCGATAACGGCGATGCGGCTGCTCCACGAGTCGAAGCCGGACACCTTCTCGGCCCTGGTCTGCATCGCGGGCTGCTACAGCATCCTGCAGCAGGTCACCGGCTTCTACGACCCGCCCCAGCGGACGAACACCAGAATTCTGTTCATCCACGGAAGCGACGACCGCGAGATCCCTCCCGCGCTGTCCCGCGAGTGTGCCACAGGACTTCTTCGCAGCTCTCACACAGTGGACTACTGGTCTGTTCCGAACGCTGGGCACAACTGGACCGAACTGGGTCTGCACACCCAGGGAGCTCTGGCCGACCGTCTAGTGCGCTGGATCAACACGCAAGTGAAAGGAACCCCGGCGCCATGA
- a CDS encoding aspartyl/asparaginyl beta-hydroxylase domain-containing protein, whose product MEDFSGARSRVERWAQDNDVDVSDISRILVGLEASAAGEAGIAETGQNPNFGVRGLKSKPFWSRDEIPWWDSVQSSWESAWDEFRANRDLVGGGSSVKDDFLFTKGSWDTVQLVHRGVRQEAAKSFPKTMGILEGTPGGADCGMSFFSTLRPGSAIRPHTGYTNVHLRAHLVLKKADGARFRVGTEWVSWDEGGLLVFDDTFEHEAIADDTRERVVLLFDIWHPDLSPVEVRAGTEALNYLRRRSNRDKMMEHFAKK is encoded by the coding sequence ATGGAAGATTTCTCGGGAGCCCGCAGCCGAGTCGAGCGGTGGGCGCAGGACAACGATGTCGATGTGAGCGACATCTCCCGCATCCTCGTCGGCCTGGAGGCGAGCGCGGCGGGCGAGGCAGGCATCGCCGAAACGGGTCAGAACCCGAATTTCGGAGTGCGGGGACTGAAGTCCAAGCCCTTCTGGTCGAGGGACGAGATCCCCTGGTGGGACTCGGTCCAGTCCTCCTGGGAGAGTGCTTGGGACGAGTTCCGCGCGAATCGCGACCTCGTAGGCGGCGGCTCCTCGGTGAAAGACGACTTCCTGTTCACCAAGGGGAGCTGGGACACCGTCCAGCTGGTTCATCGCGGGGTCCGGCAGGAGGCGGCCAAGTCATTCCCCAAGACCATGGGGATCCTGGAGGGCACGCCGGGCGGCGCCGACTGCGGCATGTCGTTCTTCTCCACGCTTCGACCTGGATCGGCGATCCGCCCGCACACGGGATACACGAATGTCCACCTGCGCGCGCACCTCGTGCTCAAGAAGGCCGACGGTGCCCGGTTCCGCGTCGGCACCGAGTGGGTCTCGTGGGACGAGGGCGGCCTGCTGGTCTTCGACGACACGTTCGAGCATGAGGCGATCGCGGACGACACTCGTGAGCGCGTGGTGCTCCTGTTCGACATCTGGCATCCCGATCTCTCCCCGGTCGAGGTGCGCGCGGGCACGGAGGCCCTCAACTATCTCCGGAGGAGAAGCAACCGGGACAAGATGATGGAGCACTTCGCCAAGAAATAG
- a CDS encoding 2OG-Fe(II) oxygenase, translating into MSGDVVYKGSRFSVVDNFLDAPTLAAARDWARSLEMEFRPSVIGGADNGSWRSANFSHASDSEDAVPHIGSVLAELTRDETPWMVRSDARASSAVWRYPKGSSLGWHNDWGGGRVGEFVLFLHPEWRPDWGGELVVLDEPAEHVSLTAKAGSISVEEYVLGSKGMPTMVAPKPNRIVFLQAGTPHTVKRVEASWGEHERLTHTGFVSSREAINRQRMDRLMRVVD; encoded by the coding sequence ATGAGCGGCGATGTGGTGTACAAGGGAAGCCGGTTCTCCGTCGTCGACAACTTTCTCGACGCTCCGACACTGGCGGCTGCGCGTGATTGGGCCCGCAGCCTGGAGATGGAGTTCCGCCCCTCGGTCATCGGCGGCGCGGACAACGGCTCATGGCGAAGCGCCAATTTCAGTCACGCGTCCGATTCCGAGGACGCTGTCCCTCATATCGGCAGCGTGCTCGCCGAGCTCACCCGTGACGAAACGCCGTGGATGGTGCGGTCCGACGCGCGGGCGAGCAGCGCGGTATGGCGGTATCCGAAAGGCAGTTCCCTGGGTTGGCACAACGACTGGGGCGGCGGTCGCGTAGGCGAGTTCGTCCTGTTCCTCCACCCGGAATGGCGGCCGGACTGGGGTGGCGAGCTGGTAGTCCTCGACGAGCCGGCCGAGCACGTCAGCCTGACTGCGAAAGCAGGGTCTATCTCGGTGGAGGAGTACGTTCTCGGCAGCAAGGGGATGCCTACCATGGTGGCCCCGAAACCGAACCGCATCGTGTTCCTGCAGGCGGGTACGCCGCACACGGTCAAGCGGGTCGAGGCGTCATGGGGCGAGCACGAGCGGCTGACCCATACCGGTTTCGTCTCCAGTCGAGAGGCCATCAACCGGCAGCGAATGGATCGGCTCATGAGGGTCGTCGACTAA